A window of Amycolatopsis australiensis contains these coding sequences:
- the def gene encoding peptide deformylase, protein MAMRELRYFGDPILKSVCDPVTVFDEKLEALVRDLVDSVKPAGRAGLAAPQIGVGLRIFSYDVAGLTGYVINPEIVELSEETHEINEGCLSVPELWFPTKRAKHAKVRGVDVHNEPIEVEGEDVLAQCLQHETDHLDGILYLDRLTAERKKTALREAREKDWFWNR, encoded by the coding sequence ATGGCCATGCGCGAACTGCGCTATTTCGGGGACCCGATCCTCAAGTCCGTCTGCGACCCCGTCACCGTGTTCGACGAGAAGCTCGAGGCGCTGGTGCGTGACCTGGTGGATTCGGTGAAACCGGCGGGCCGCGCCGGGCTGGCCGCACCGCAGATCGGGGTCGGGCTGCGGATCTTCAGCTACGACGTCGCCGGTTTGACCGGTTACGTCATCAACCCGGAGATCGTCGAGCTGTCCGAGGAGACGCACGAGATCAACGAGGGCTGCCTGTCGGTCCCGGAGCTGTGGTTCCCCACGAAACGGGCCAAGCACGCGAAGGTCCGAGGCGTCGACGTCCACAACGAGCCGATCGAGGTGGAAGGCGAAGACGTGCTGGCCCAGTGCCTCCAGCACGAAACCGACCACCTGGACGGAATCCTGTACCTCGACCGCCTGACGGCCGAGCGCAAGAAGACGGCCCTGCGCGAAGCGCGGGAGAAGGACTGGTTCTGGAACCGCTGA
- a CDS encoding GNAT family N-acetyltransferase, translating to METSRALPRPERTAVAEETDAPSAWRVRIRMHDHPGTLARIAIRLADLECNILGLTVLPVPGGVLDEIVLRPAAGLPRRHLADAIRAEGCECTAIVDADVHELVDPSSSTLLAARRAIDSPARLAEVLKDVLAADVVTLVPAAEANPARTESGHRAVFGLSAGAALVARRRWAPFVQLELTRADALVALLAAAERNVAGPVVLNRPDGAAIVLRKGVPADADAVSALHRRCSTATLFRRYHTGVRTVPRRWLHRLLVPPRGTSVLAVFGRDVIGLAQLIPATTGAAEISLLVEDDWQRQGIGTELLARVAVLAEGQGITQLRADCLPRDEILARTAARAGLRTERSTADGTQLRIFLPA from the coding sequence ATGGAGACTTCCCGAGCGTTGCCCCGGCCCGAACGGACGGCCGTCGCCGAGGAGACGGACGCGCCGTCGGCGTGGCGGGTGCGGATCCGGATGCACGACCACCCCGGCACCCTCGCCCGCATCGCGATCCGGCTCGCCGACCTCGAGTGCAACATCCTCGGCCTGACCGTGCTGCCGGTGCCCGGCGGGGTGCTCGACGAGATCGTCCTGCGCCCGGCGGCCGGGCTGCCGCGGCGGCACCTCGCCGACGCCATCCGCGCCGAGGGCTGCGAGTGCACGGCGATCGTCGACGCCGACGTCCACGAGCTGGTCGACCCGTCGTCGTCGACGCTGCTCGCGGCCCGCCGCGCGATCGACTCCCCGGCCCGCCTCGCCGAAGTGCTGAAAGACGTGCTGGCGGCGGACGTCGTCACGCTCGTGCCCGCGGCGGAGGCGAACCCGGCCCGGACGGAGAGCGGGCACCGGGCGGTGTTCGGGCTGAGCGCCGGCGCGGCGCTGGTGGCGCGCCGCCGGTGGGCGCCGTTCGTGCAGCTGGAGCTGACCCGCGCCGACGCGCTGGTGGCGTTGCTGGCGGCGGCCGAGCGGAACGTCGCGGGCCCGGTGGTGCTGAACCGCCCGGACGGCGCGGCGATCGTCCTGCGCAAGGGGGTCCCCGCCGACGCCGACGCGGTGTCGGCGCTGCACCGCCGCTGCTCGACGGCCACGCTGTTCCGGCGCTACCACACGGGCGTCCGGACGGTCCCGCGCCGCTGGCTGCACCGGCTGCTGGTGCCGCCCCGCGGGACGAGCGTGCTGGCGGTCTTCGGCCGCGACGTGATCGGCCTGGCCCAGCTGATCCCGGCGACGACGGGCGCGGCCGAGATCTCCCTGCTCGTGGAGGACGACTGGCAGCGCCAGGGCATCGGCACGGAGCTGCTGGCGAGGGTCGCGGTGCTCGCGGAAGGCCAGGGAATCACGCAGCTGCGGGCGGACTGCCTCCCGCGCGACGAGATCCTGGCCCGCACGGCGGCCCGAGCGGGACTGCGCACCGAACGTTCCACCGCGGACGGCACGCAGTTGCGGATCTTCCTGCCCGCCTGA
- a CDS encoding VOC family protein, whose translation MDTRLVNLVIDAARPEVLADFWAALLGWRVAAEEPDEIDVRAPETDGWDLDLVFVPVPEPKVGKNRIHLDLASRSPAHQAELVERALELGARRVDLGQGAVPWVVLADPEGNEFCVLEPRDRYARTGAVASILVDAHDPERMAAFWTRLTGWPVEAREGDVLVGLRAPTGRGPWLEFLRNDDVKRVKNRVHLDVAPPAGAGHAETVAAIVAAGAAPADLGGPEVPWRVLMDPEGNEFCVLAPPLSHSAVSPGLPSRGER comes from the coding sequence ATGGACACGCGCCTGGTGAACCTGGTGATCGACGCGGCGCGCCCGGAAGTCCTGGCGGACTTCTGGGCCGCGCTGCTCGGCTGGCGCGTCGCCGCCGAGGAGCCGGACGAGATCGACGTCCGCGCGCCCGAGACCGACGGCTGGGACCTCGACCTCGTGTTCGTCCCCGTGCCCGAACCGAAGGTGGGGAAGAACCGGATCCACCTGGACCTGGCGAGCCGGAGCCCCGCCCACCAGGCCGAGCTGGTGGAGCGCGCGCTGGAGCTGGGCGCCCGCCGCGTCGACCTCGGGCAGGGCGCGGTGCCATGGGTCGTGCTGGCGGACCCGGAGGGCAACGAGTTCTGCGTCCTCGAGCCCCGCGACCGCTACGCGCGGACGGGCGCGGTCGCGTCGATCCTGGTCGACGCCCACGACCCGGAACGTATGGCCGCCTTCTGGACACGGCTCACGGGCTGGCCGGTCGAAGCCCGGGAGGGTGACGTCCTGGTCGGGCTGCGTGCGCCGACGGGCCGCGGGCCGTGGCTGGAGTTCCTCCGCAACGACGACGTCAAGCGGGTGAAGAACCGCGTCCACCTCGATGTCGCGCCGCCGGCGGGCGCCGGCCACGCGGAGACGGTGGCGGCGATCGTGGCCGCGGGTGCGGCGCCGGCCGACCTCGGCGGTCCGGAGGTGCCGTGGCGCGTGCTCATGGATCCGGAAGGCAACGAGTTCTGCGTGCTGGCCCCCCCGCTGAGCCACTCGGCTGTTTCGCCCGGGTTGCCGAGCCGGGGCGAACGCTGA
- a CDS encoding maleylpyruvate isomerase family mycothiol-dependent enzyme yields MSREHGPVDQGRLLTALGIEGRVLAEAVHAAPVEAPVPACPGWSVGEVARHVGSLYRMVRRRLAEGRSPEDWPRDPEPGQSLAQYLETGLAELLDELAAHDPEERADTWWPADPTYGFWRRRMLHETLIHRVDVEQAAGAQARGVADDLAIDGIDEALTLWFGQKLPMLGLTGTKAGSVGVRAGAHSWIARAGPETTEAWRCSAEEAEAADDVVTAASPAQLYLWLWGRASLTSVTVRGVHDQAAQLWALLRLATR; encoded by the coding sequence ATGTCGCGTGAGCACGGCCCGGTCGACCAGGGGCGGCTGCTCACGGCGTTGGGGATCGAAGGCCGGGTGCTGGCCGAGGCCGTGCACGCCGCGCCGGTCGAGGCGCCGGTGCCTGCCTGTCCCGGCTGGTCGGTCGGCGAGGTCGCCCGGCACGTCGGGAGCCTCTACCGCATGGTCCGGCGCCGGCTCGCCGAAGGCCGGAGCCCCGAGGACTGGCCCCGCGATCCCGAACCCGGCCAGAGCCTGGCGCAGTACCTGGAGACGGGCCTGGCCGAGCTCCTCGACGAGCTGGCCGCGCACGACCCGGAGGAGCGCGCCGACACCTGGTGGCCCGCCGACCCGACCTACGGGTTCTGGCGGCGGCGGATGCTGCACGAAACCCTCATCCACCGCGTCGACGTCGAGCAGGCGGCGGGCGCGCAGGCCCGCGGCGTCGCCGACGACCTGGCGATCGACGGTATCGACGAGGCATTGACGCTGTGGTTCGGCCAGAAACTGCCGATGCTGGGCCTGACCGGCACGAAGGCGGGCTCGGTCGGCGTGCGCGCCGGCGCGCACAGCTGGATCGCGCGCGCCGGACCCGAGACGACGGAGGCCTGGCGCTGTTCGGCCGAGGAGGCCGAGGCCGCGGACGACGTCGTCACGGCGGCGAGCCCCGCGCAGCTGTACCTGTGGCTCTGGGGCCGGGCGTCCCTGACCTCGGTGACCGTGCGGGGCGTGCACGACCAGGCGGCCCAGCTGTGGGCGCTGCTACGGCTCGCGACCCGATGA
- a CDS encoding SAV_6107 family HEPN domain-containing protein has protein sequence MSVEVAPTDAGQPQLPMTLRPQPAPAHPGRARQCPSPGADARQRPTTPAADPGQHRLPISLRSSTSAAARTRARSNPGDVRQPELPLAARASVSPTGAGQAAPAAQPQPLAPATFDAKAEQVAARRPAAAGLAAPARCGPAEAEQVTAPSPGTDQPGLPMSLRPPASPAAAGLLAQARRGLAEAERETDPAERFIGAYLAALRGAAAVLAARGRPHRGRARPASTWVLLDSVVPELREWSAFFASNSAARAAAQAGITGKVTAESAAELVRAAAPFLELVRRLVHGLPNTGEAHVA, from the coding sequence ATGTCCGTCGAGGTCGCCCCCACGGATGCCGGGCAGCCACAGCTGCCCATGACGCTGCGCCCGCAGCCCGCTCCGGCCCACCCTGGACGAGCCCGGCAGTGCCCGTCGCCCGGAGCCGATGCCCGGCAGCGGCCCACGACCCCGGCGGCGGACCCGGGCCAGCACCGGCTGCCGATCTCACTGCGCTCGTCCACGTCGGCCGCAGCCCGCACGCGGGCCCGGTCGAACCCTGGAGACGTCCGGCAGCCGGAGCTGCCGCTCGCGGCGCGCGCTTCGGTTTCGCCGACGGGGGCCGGGCAGGCCGCCCCGGCCGCGCAGCCGCAGCCGCTCGCCCCCGCCACCTTCGATGCGAAGGCCGAGCAGGTCGCGGCGCGGCGTCCGGCCGCTGCCGGGTTGGCCGCGCCCGCGCGTTGCGGGCCCGCTGAGGCCGAGCAGGTCACGGCGCCGTCCCCCGGCACCGATCAGCCCGGGCTGCCCATGTCGCTGCGTCCGCCCGCGTCTCCGGCCGCCGCCGGGTTGCTGGCCCAGGCTCGGCGCGGGCTTGCCGAGGCCGAGCGGGAGACCGATCCCGCCGAGCGGTTCATCGGTGCCTACCTCGCCGCCCTGCGCGGTGCCGCCGCCGTGCTCGCCGCCCGGGGCCGTCCGCACCGGGGCCGCGCCCGGCCCGCCAGCACCTGGGTGCTGCTCGACTCCGTCGTCCCCGAGCTGCGGGAGTGGTCTGCCTTCTTCGCGAGCAACTCCGCCGCGCGCGCCGCCGCGCAGGCCGGGATCACCGGCAAGGTCACCGCCGAGTCGGCCGCCGAACTGGTGCGCGCCGCGGCGCCGTTCCTCGAGCTGGTCCGCCGCCTCGTGCACGGCCTCCCGAACACCGGGGAAGCCCATGTCGCGTGA
- a CDS encoding YbaK/EbsC family protein: MSSLDHPAVAKVAAALAEAGQHAAAEGIRVLPAEVRTAAQAAEALGVPVGAIANSLIFRLGSDKKALLALTSGAHRADPATLARLAGAEIGKADADFVREHTGQPIGGVAPTGHPRPLPTLVDTALRAYDVVWAAAGHPKAVYPTTYAELVALTGGTPGALDGAEEDGQP; this comes from the coding sequence ATGAGTTCGCTGGACCACCCCGCCGTCGCCAAGGTGGCGGCCGCGCTGGCCGAAGCCGGGCAGCACGCCGCCGCCGAAGGCATCCGTGTCCTGCCCGCCGAGGTCCGGACCGCCGCTCAGGCGGCCGAAGCGCTCGGCGTGCCCGTCGGGGCCATCGCCAACAGCCTCATCTTCCGCCTGGGGTCCGACAAAAAAGCGCTCCTCGCCCTGACCTCGGGCGCGCACCGCGCCGATCCGGCCACTCTCGCGCGGCTGGCCGGGGCCGAAATCGGCAAGGCCGACGCCGATTTCGTGCGGGAGCACACCGGGCAGCCGATCGGCGGCGTCGCCCCCACCGGGCACCCGCGGCCGCTGCCGACGCTCGTCGACACCGCGTTGCGCGCATACGACGTCGTGTGGGCCGCGGCCGGGCACCCCAAGGCCGTCTACCCGACGACGTACGCGGAGCTGGTGGCGTTGACCGGGGGCACCCCGGGCGCGCTCGACGGCGCGGAGGAAGATGGACAGCCGTGA
- a CDS encoding GNAT family N-acetyltransferase: MTAMPAGCSRYVQLSADEFRARLPEALDIYVRAMRYPAGTAEQRAPMWLTHALREGWRCMAALDADDVLLGLAYGYRGRAGQWWHEQVRHGLSRRFGPEAAERWLSDYFELTEIHVRPENQGHQIGEDLLRGLLDGVPSANVLLSTPEGTSRAWKLYRRTGFVDVLRDYHFAGDPRPFAILGRALPLDPR, from the coding sequence GTGACCGCGATGCCCGCCGGCTGCTCCCGCTACGTCCAGCTCTCCGCGGACGAGTTCCGCGCGCGCCTGCCCGAGGCGCTGGACATCTACGTCCGGGCGATGCGGTACCCGGCGGGCACCGCCGAGCAGCGGGCGCCGATGTGGCTCACCCACGCGCTGCGTGAGGGCTGGCGCTGCATGGCCGCGCTCGATGCCGACGACGTCCTGCTCGGGCTCGCCTACGGCTACCGCGGCCGGGCCGGGCAGTGGTGGCACGAGCAGGTCCGCCACGGCCTGAGCCGCCGGTTCGGGCCCGAGGCGGCCGAGCGGTGGCTGTCGGACTACTTCGAGCTGACCGAGATCCACGTCCGGCCGGAGAACCAGGGCCACCAGATCGGCGAGGACCTGCTGCGCGGGCTGCTGGACGGCGTGCCGAGCGCGAACGTCCTGCTGTCGACGCCCGAGGGCACCAGCCGGGCGTGGAAGCTCTACCGGCGCACCGGCTTCGTCGACGTCCTGCGCGACTACCACTTCGCCGGCGATCCGCGGCCGTTCGCGATCCTCGGACGGGCGCTGCCCCTCGACCCGCGCTGA
- a CDS encoding DMT family transporter, producing MSVLPTRARSSAALVLAGVLWGTGGLAGSLLGRLAGLHPLAVADYRLLVGGGVATLFVVLKGGALPRTAEAAKRLLAVGGLFALFQASYFAAVAFSSVSIATMTTIGAAPVVVTLAGRRKPGRWTVVSLAGTIAGLVLLRWSPDEPAHLAGGLGFALLAAAGFAALTLLTAKPVEGLEPLSTTAFGCLAGGVLLTPVASWSGMALPLHADVLAVACYLGTVPTALAYAAYLRGLTTAHPVLGALSAVLEPLTAAVLSALLFGERLSATAWCGAAVLVAALAVGYWRPEPR from the coding sequence ATGTCCGTCCTACCCACGCGCGCCCGTTCGTCGGCCGCGCTCGTTCTCGCCGGTGTCCTCTGGGGCACCGGCGGCCTCGCCGGCTCGCTGCTCGGGCGGCTCGCCGGCCTGCACCCGCTCGCCGTCGCCGACTACCGGCTGCTCGTCGGCGGCGGGGTCGCGACCCTGTTCGTCGTCCTCAAAGGCGGCGCCCTTCCGCGCACGGCGGAAGCCGCGAAACGGCTTCTCGCCGTCGGTGGGCTGTTCGCCCTCTTCCAGGCGAGCTACTTCGCCGCCGTCGCGTTCAGCTCCGTCAGCATCGCCACGATGACCACCATCGGCGCGGCACCCGTCGTCGTCACGCTCGCCGGGCGGCGGAAACCGGGCCGCTGGACGGTGGTCTCGCTCGCCGGCACGATCGCCGGCCTGGTGCTGCTGCGCTGGTCACCGGACGAGCCCGCGCACCTCGCCGGCGGCCTCGGCTTCGCCCTGCTCGCGGCGGCCGGTTTCGCGGCACTGACGCTGCTCACCGCGAAGCCGGTGGAGGGTCTGGAGCCGCTCTCGACGACGGCGTTCGGCTGCCTCGCCGGCGGCGTGCTCCTCACGCCGGTGGCGAGCTGGTCCGGCATGGCGCTGCCGCTGCACGCGGACGTCCTCGCGGTGGCCTGCTACCTCGGCACGGTGCCGACGGCCCTCGCCTACGCGGCATACCTGCGCGGCCTGACGACGGCGCACCCGGTGCTGGGCGCGTTGTCGGCGGTGCTGGAGCCGCTGACGGCGGCGGTGCTGTCGGCACTGCTGTTCGGCGAGCGGCTGAGCGCCACGGCGTGGTGCGGCGCGGCCGTGCTGGTCGCGGCGCTCGCGGTCGGCTACTGGCGGCCCGAGCCGCGGTGA
- a CDS encoding DUF885 domain-containing protein, translating to MASTASEGVHGICDRYVDDYAAADPVAATAYGIKGHDHRLTDYSADGFAERAGLAARAHAAVSAAEPRDAAERAAKAVFTERIGLELEIHEAGLDVASLNVISSPVQELRMAFDLMPLDTEQDWAAVAARIGEVPRALAGIRSGLLSAADAGRVAALRQVAKVAEQCETWAGLKDETGFFTQLVGGAAAQGEALVADLGHRARAAEEAFAEFAGFLRAELAPKAPVKDAVGEDVYRLWSRYFVGATLDLREAYEWGWAEFARIETEMRAVAGRIKAGASPAEAAAVLDADPRYRVRGRAEFEAWMQHLSDEALKSLRGKHFDVSDRVMALECKIAPPGGGVGAYYTGPSEDFSRPGRMWWSLPAGRDEFSTWRETSTVYHEGAPGHHLQIATAVDQSGALNKYQRLMAFTSGHAEGWALYAERLMEELGYLSDDGDLLGMLSEQLFRAARVVVDLGMHLELLIPAGTGFHEGERWTPDLGLEFMLTRTITDQAHVRDEIDRYLGWPGQAPAYKIGERLWLAARAEAQARAGAAFDIKRFHTEALRMGGMGLDTLREQLAQLD from the coding sequence ATGGCTTCTACTGCTTCCGAAGGCGTGCACGGGATCTGTGACCGCTACGTCGACGACTACGCGGCCGCGGACCCGGTCGCCGCGACCGCATACGGCATCAAGGGGCACGACCACCGCCTGACCGACTACTCGGCCGACGGGTTCGCCGAGCGCGCCGGGCTGGCCGCGCGGGCCCATGCCGCCGTCTCCGCCGCGGAGCCCCGGGACGCCGCCGAGCGGGCCGCGAAGGCCGTGTTCACCGAGCGGATCGGCCTGGAGCTGGAGATCCACGAGGCCGGTCTCGACGTGGCGAGCCTCAACGTCATCTCCAGCCCGGTGCAGGAGCTGCGGATGGCGTTCGACCTGATGCCGCTGGACACCGAGCAGGACTGGGCGGCCGTCGCCGCCCGCATCGGCGAGGTGCCCCGCGCGCTCGCGGGCATCCGCAGCGGCCTGCTCTCGGCGGCCGACGCGGGCCGCGTCGCGGCGCTGCGGCAGGTCGCGAAGGTGGCGGAGCAGTGCGAGACGTGGGCGGGCCTGAAGGACGAGACGGGGTTCTTCACGCAGCTCGTCGGCGGCGCGGCTGCGCAGGGTGAAGCGCTCGTCGCCGACCTCGGGCACCGCGCGCGGGCGGCGGAGGAGGCGTTCGCCGAGTTCGCCGGCTTCCTGCGCGCCGAGCTGGCGCCGAAGGCCCCGGTCAAGGACGCCGTCGGCGAGGACGTGTACCGCCTGTGGTCGCGGTACTTCGTCGGGGCCACGCTGGACCTGCGCGAGGCCTACGAGTGGGGCTGGGCGGAGTTCGCGCGGATCGAGACGGAGATGCGCGCGGTGGCCGGCCGGATCAAGGCCGGTGCTTCGCCGGCGGAGGCGGCCGCGGTGCTGGACGCCGACCCGCGCTACCGCGTCCGCGGCCGCGCCGAGTTCGAGGCGTGGATGCAGCATTTGTCGGACGAAGCGCTGAAGTCGTTGCGCGGCAAGCACTTCGACGTCTCGGATCGCGTGATGGCCCTGGAGTGCAAGATCGCCCCGCCGGGCGGCGGCGTCGGCGCGTACTACACGGGCCCGAGCGAGGACTTCAGCCGTCCGGGCCGCATGTGGTGGTCACTGCCCGCGGGCCGCGACGAGTTCAGCACGTGGCGCGAGACGAGCACGGTGTACCACGAGGGAGCCCCGGGCCACCACCTGCAGATCGCGACGGCAGTGGACCAGTCGGGGGCGCTCAACAAGTACCAGCGGCTGATGGCGTTCACCTCGGGCCACGCGGAGGGCTGGGCGCTGTACGCCGAGCGCCTGATGGAGGAACTGGGCTACCTGTCCGACGACGGAGACCTGCTGGGCATGCTGTCGGAACAGCTGTTCCGCGCGGCCCGGGTGGTGGTGGACCTGGGCATGCACCTGGAGCTGCTCATCCCGGCGGGGACGGGTTTCCACGAGGGCGAGCGGTGGACTCCGGACCTGGGCCTGGAGTTCATGCTGACGCGCACGATCACCGACCAGGCGCACGTGCGCGACGAGATCGACCGCTACCTGGGCTGGCCGGGCCAGGCCCCGGCGTACAAGATCGGCGAGCGCCTGTGGCTGGCGGCCCGGGCGGAAGCCCAGGCCAGGGCGGGCGCGGCGTTCGACATCAAGCGGTTCCACACGGAGGCACTGAGGATGGGCGGCATGGGCCTCGACACGCTGCGCGAGCAGCTGGCCCAGCTGGACTGA
- the metF gene encoding methylenetetrahydrofolate reductase [NAD(P)H]: MTSVIERLRGDGPKFSIEFFPPRDPADEAVLWKAIRELEPYDPAYMSITYGAGGSSRDGTIRSIARVATETTLVPMAHLTAVNHSVAELRNVIGWYASVGVRNILALRGDPPGDVYGEWIPHPEGLTYAEELVQLVRSLGDFCVGVSAYTYGHPRSPDLESDTKYLVRKLRAGADFAIAQLFHDAEDFLRLRDRVAATGCEVPVLPGVMPLTTMRTLQTTIRLSGAPAPRKLLDRLEPLADDPKAFRAAGIDVITELCEKLIAEGVPNLHFYTFNRSKATREVIARLGLVPARA; this comes from the coding sequence ATGACGTCGGTGATCGAGCGGTTGCGCGGAGACGGGCCCAAGTTCTCCATCGAGTTCTTCCCGCCCCGGGACCCGGCGGACGAGGCCGTCCTGTGGAAGGCGATCCGGGAGCTCGAGCCGTACGACCCGGCCTACATGTCGATCACCTACGGCGCCGGCGGCTCCAGCCGCGACGGCACGATCCGCAGCATCGCCCGCGTCGCGACCGAGACGACGCTGGTGCCGATGGCGCACCTGACCGCGGTCAACCACTCCGTCGCCGAGCTGCGGAACGTGATCGGCTGGTACGCCTCCGTCGGCGTCCGCAACATCCTCGCGCTGCGCGGCGACCCGCCCGGCGACGTCTACGGCGAGTGGATCCCGCACCCGGAGGGCCTGACCTACGCCGAGGAGCTGGTCCAGCTGGTCCGGTCGCTGGGCGACTTCTGCGTCGGCGTGTCGGCGTACACCTACGGCCACCCGCGCTCGCCCGACCTCGAATCGGACACGAAGTACCTGGTCCGCAAGCTGCGCGCGGGCGCGGACTTCGCGATCGCGCAGCTGTTCCACGACGCGGAAGACTTCCTGCGGCTGCGCGACCGGGTGGCCGCGACCGGCTGCGAGGTCCCGGTCCTGCCCGGCGTCATGCCGCTGACCACCATGCGGACCCTGCAGACGACGATCAGGCTGTCCGGCGCGCCGGCACCGCGGAAGCTGCTCGACCGGCTGGAACCGCTGGCCGACGACCCGAAGGCGTTCCGCGCGGCGGGCATCGACGTGATCACCGAGCTGTGCGAGAAGCTGATCGCCGAGGGCGTGCCGAACCTGCACTTCTACACGTTCAACCGCTCGAAGGCGACGCGCGAGGTGATCGCGCGGCTGGGACTCGTCCCGGCTCGTGCCTGA
- the merB gene encoding organomercurial lyase, whose translation MRDDDASWDEDVRLAVYHAFADRGRAPSAPELADAAGGSLAVAKQALHRLADAHHLVLDECEHVVLAHPFAARSFGFSVMGSRTLWWGGCAWDSFAIPHLVDAEPEVLVATRCPGCGQPHALVVHRAAPPEGRQVAHFLVPAARMWDDVLHTCAHQRLFCCESCVDAWLAATGREKGAVLDLVTLWQLARGWYAGRLERGYRRREPESAVACFAEAGLTGPFWAPAAAGV comes from the coding sequence ATGAGAGACGACGACGCGAGCTGGGACGAGGACGTGCGCCTCGCCGTTTACCACGCCTTCGCCGACCGTGGCCGGGCCCCGTCGGCGCCGGAGCTGGCCGACGCGGCGGGCGGGTCGCTGGCCGTCGCCAAGCAGGCCCTGCACCGCCTCGCCGACGCCCACCACCTGGTGCTCGACGAGTGCGAGCACGTCGTGCTGGCCCATCCGTTCGCCGCGCGGTCGTTCGGCTTCTCGGTGATGGGCTCGCGCACGCTGTGGTGGGGCGGCTGCGCGTGGGACTCCTTTGCCATCCCGCACCTGGTGGACGCCGAGCCGGAGGTGCTGGTCGCGACCCGCTGCCCGGGCTGTGGCCAGCCGCACGCGCTGGTCGTGCACCGCGCCGCGCCGCCCGAGGGCAGGCAGGTGGCGCACTTCCTGGTGCCTGCCGCGCGGATGTGGGACGACGTGCTGCACACCTGCGCGCACCAGCGGCTGTTCTGCTGCGAGTCCTGTGTGGACGCCTGGCTGGCGGCGACCGGGCGGGAGAAGGGCGCCGTACTGGACCTGGTCACGCTCTGGCAGCTCGCGCGCGGCTGGTACGCGGGCCGGCTCGAGCGCGGCTACCGGCGGCGCGAGCCGGAAAGCGCGGTCGCCTGCTTCGCCGAGGCGGGCCTGACCGGGCCGTTCTGGGCGCCCGCCGCGGCCGGAGTCTGA
- a CDS encoding polyprenyl synthetase family protein, whose product MHTPVSDADLPAHVERALAGFLGRASAEIVETEPTVAAGIEALSGFVLNGGKRLRPTFAWWGWRGAGGDPAGPDAEGVLQAVSSLELIQACALIHDDLIDSSDSRRGHPTVHIAGAKLHADRGWLGSPATFGLATAVLVGDLALAWADDMFADAPLPAETLAAARPAWRAMRTEVLAGQYLDVRTQATGDASVEAALKIDRLKTAAYTVQRPLHLGAALGGASDELIATLLEFGGEVGVAFQLRDDLLGVFGDPSVTGKPAGDDLREGKRTLLVALGLQLAAEKGERAAATVIADAIGNADLPDEGVETVRMALQQVGAVEAVERRIDELTTAAMAALERAHLAEPAPAALTGLVVKATQRTY is encoded by the coding sequence ATGCACACGCCCGTCTCCGACGCCGACCTGCCCGCCCACGTCGAGCGCGCGCTGGCCGGGTTCCTCGGCCGGGCGAGCGCCGAAATCGTGGAGACCGAGCCGACCGTCGCCGCCGGGATCGAGGCGCTGAGCGGGTTCGTGCTGAACGGCGGCAAGCGGCTGCGCCCGACCTTCGCGTGGTGGGGCTGGCGGGGCGCGGGCGGCGACCCGGCCGGGCCGGACGCCGAGGGCGTGCTGCAGGCGGTGTCCAGCCTGGAGCTGATCCAGGCGTGCGCGCTGATCCACGACGACCTGATCGACTCCTCCGACTCCCGCCGCGGCCACCCGACCGTGCACATCGCGGGCGCGAAGCTGCACGCCGACCGGGGCTGGCTCGGCTCGCCCGCGACGTTCGGCCTCGCCACCGCGGTGCTCGTCGGCGACCTGGCCCTGGCCTGGGCGGACGACATGTTCGCCGACGCGCCGCTGCCCGCGGAGACGCTCGCCGCGGCCCGCCCGGCCTGGCGCGCGATGCGCACCGAGGTGCTCGCCGGGCAGTACCTCGACGTCCGCACGCAGGCCACCGGCGACGCCTCCGTCGAGGCCGCGCTGAAGATCGACCGGCTCAAGACGGCCGCCTACACCGTGCAGCGGCCGCTGCACCTGGGCGCGGCGCTGGGTGGCGCGTCGGACGAGCTGATCGCGACGCTGCTGGAGTTCGGCGGCGAGGTCGGCGTCGCGTTCCAGCTGCGTGACGACCTGCTGGGCGTGTTCGGCGACCCGTCGGTCACCGGCAAGCCCGCCGGGGACGACCTGCGCGAGGGCAAGCGCACCCTGCTCGTGGCGCTCGGCCTGCAGCTGGCCGCGGAAAAGGGCGAGCGGGCCGCCGCCACGGTGATCGCGGACGCGATCGGTAACGCGGACCTGCCCGACGAAGGTGTGGAGACCGTCCGGATGGCGTTGCAGCAGGTCGGCGCGGTCGAGGCGGTCGAGCGCCGGATCGACGAGCTGACCACGGCGGCGATGGCCGCGCTGGAGCGCGCGCACCTGGCCGAGCCCGCCCCGGCGGCGCTGACCGGGCTGGTCGTCAAGGCCACCCAGCGGACGTACTGA